In Candidatus Electrothrix scaldis, the genomic window TGGATTATTTTTGAATTGGGAATATGCATTTTTTGTCTGTTTTCGGATAGCTGTCGGCAGGGCGAAATACAATTTCCAAAACTTTTCTGTCGTATGCGAAATCACAGCGAATCCAAATCTAAAGGCTTTGTCTTGCCTGCGCGATATTCTTTTAAGGCTTCATCGGCAAGGTCTGCCAAAAAGTCTTCGGATTCAGCAAACAAAGAATCCCATTTTTTTTCTGCCAATAACTCATCCAGCAGCAATCTTGCAATCATATTTTGCTGCGTATCAGGGAGCTTTGATGCCTCTTGGAATGCGTGTTCAAGCAATTTTGTCATATTATTTCTCCTGAAATTATCATTGCAAAATTTTTTCTTAACAACAAAAGCTCACCTGCTTGAGAATCACCACGATGATCCGGTTGGATGAGTCCATTTTCCTCAAGAGAATGGTACCAGATACAGGCAGATGGGGCAAGGGGGATGGTGGAGGAGAAAAGGAAAATATCTTGAAGTCAGTGGGAGTTCAGAAGGATAAATTCGCCCCTTTTTGCTTTTTGTTATCTGTTTGTTCTTTTAAGTATTCTTGCCTTTCCTGCGTGTATTTCCACCAAGGTTTTGGGTCTTCACCTTCCATGAAGCGAGTGATTGAGATGAACACGTCGAGTACACATGGATCGTGTTTTGTTGCTGTTTTTCTGCAAAGCTCTTCGTACATCTGATATGGAGATTTATCTATCAGGTCGCTTGGTTGGTTGATGCCTATGGATAACAGATCTTTCTCTATAGATTTTCCTATATTGGGAAGGTCGGTGAGAACGTGAACGTTATTTCTGATGACTTTTTGGGGATTCATAGCATGTTGTTTTTCTGACAGGAATGGTCAAAAGAGAAGGTAATTGGGGAAGCGTTCTCTCATCCCTGTTTTTGGCGGAGGAGAAAAGGAAAATGCCCTGAAGCTGGCGGGAAATTCAGGAAAATAAATCCGTCCCCTTTTTATTCCTGAAGCTGGCGGGAAATTCAGGAAAATAAATCCGTCCCCTTTTTATTCACTGTGGGGAATTAATTGGGGGCTGTCTTCTGTTTCTCTCTAAAATATGGGTCCATTATATTATGTTTTTTGGGGACGAGGTTTATTTTGTCCCGGCTTAAGTTGGTAGTCTTAGCCCGTTTTATTTCTTTTTTACCAAGGAGTTCAATGTTCTTGAAGTTTGTCCAGATGCCACCCTCATCACCTCCCATTCGGAAGTCTATGATTCTAACTTGCATGTTCTTCATTAGGAATTTGTCGTCTTTCGGATGGTTGAGCTTGATGTTTATAGGACTGCCGGACGTGAAGGGGACATTGTCATTTTCCTGTGAGGTTACTTTTGTATCGATTAACGAAACTTTGTAATGTGCTGGTACGGTTCGGTCAACTCCTGCGCTGCCAGACATTCCAGGAATGCCTTTGACATGCTTTTTAGGATACCAAGATATCTCTTGAATGCGTCCTTCGATTGTCATTGTCGCCGTAGGTGGCATGGGTGAAGCAGAAGATGATTGAATGAAACAAACCGAACTGATAGCTACTACGAAAATTTTGAGCCATTTCATAAACATTTCCTTGTATTGGGGTATAATGTATTAATAAGTGGAAATTTATCCTGCTATTGACTGTAATAGGTACCGCAAAAATCCACTTATTCAGATATTAACACGGTAAAAGTGGAAACATTTTCCACTTATCATGCCATACAGTGGCTAACATAACATGAGAAAAGAGGCTAATAGGGGTCTGTCCCTTATTATCTGCTTATTATCGATCAGCCGCGCTGCTTTTTAGCGTCGGCTGGATTTGCCTTGTTAGGTTTAATATCAATTAAATATATAAGATCGTTCTCCGTGCAGACCCAAAAGCTAATGCCATTGTAATAATATGTAACCGCATCAACATCAGTATAGTTAGGTTCTTTGTGGAGATTATAGGGACAACCCATATGTTCATCTTTAAAAAGTGGCTCGCCAAATTGTTTTAATAATAATTCCCTAGTACTTCCAATAGTAATGCCATTAATGCTAGGTAGAATGCCCTCGCTATTAAAACTTTTATCACTTAACCTGAAGCTCGTTATAAGTTTGCTATCTGCATCAGTATAAATACCAAGAAATACGTTTTTATTTTCGTACATAGTTGCATAATACAGAACGCGCCCTTTTCGGTCATCTAAAAATATTTTTCCTTCACCCCCTATTAAAGGGTGTTGAAAAGTACCCCAGCATAGAGCAATTTCAGTTGTCCGAGATGCCCAATAAGCATTTTTTTTCGTTTATCAGTGTTGCTGCAGCTTGATGTCGAACACTTTC contains:
- a CDS encoding helix-hairpin-helix domain-containing protein, with translation MNPQKVIRNNVHVLTDLPNIGKSIEKDLLSIGINQPSDLIDKSPYQMYEELCRKTATKHDPCVLDVFISITRFMEGEDPKPWWKYTQERQEYLKEQTDNKKQKGANLSF